The following DNA comes from Planctomycetota bacterium.
TGCCGTGTCAATTGTAGAACGAACCGCGCGGGATTCAAGCCGTCAGACCAACCCCCCGCCCGTCCGGCACAGAAACAGGTTGTCGTGGCCGGGCACGAGGGCGTCAGCAATCTGGAGGATTTCCTGGAACGATTCCTTCGCTTTCACGAGGTCCCACGGCGGCTCGCCCAGGTCGCCCTGCTCAAAATGGTCGCGCGTCAGAACCGCGTCGCCCGTCACGATCGTGCTCTCGACGGCCGAATAGACCAGCAGCGACGCGTGGCCCGGCGTGTGGCCGAACGTCGGATACAGGTCCACCCCCGGCGCCAGGTGCTCCGGCGCCTCCTCGATGCGACCCAGGATCCGCCGGTCCGGGGCGTCGTCCGGCAACTCCGCGTCCGCGTAACGGATCTCCTCCTCGTACATCCACCACTTGGCCTTCGCGAAGAGGGCGATCCCCCGCCGGTGGGCCGGGTCGAAATGCGTCACAAAAACGTGCGTCACCGCCCCCGGCTCGAGGCCCGCGCGATAAAAGAGCGCCGCACGGAGGACCTCGGCCGGCCAGCCGGGGTCCACCAGGATCGTCATTTTGCCCGCGCGGATGAGCGTCGCCGTCGCGTACTCTTCGCGGGCCGGCGACTTCTCCTTCCAATACTTGTTCTTCGCCAGGCTTCCGATGGCGACGACGTCCAGCCTTGCCTCCGTCATGCAGCCTCCTTCCGCCGCCACTGTAGGGTCTGCCGGGAACCCGGGGCAATCGAATTTGTCCGCCCACCCTTTGTGAAAGGGGTTGGAAGCGGTTGCAGAACACGCTTGCGATTCTCTCCTGCGCTCACGGCTTCCACAGGGGGTTCACCTTCCACACGTCGAGGGATTGCAGCCTCGCCGTGCCGCCCTCGGCGAACAGGTCCACGCCGAGCGCTTTGGCGTCCGCGAAGGTTCGGTTGGTCAGGGCGGCCCCGCCGCAGTAGACCTCGAGGACGGATCTGTCGAGGAAGATGCGCAACACGACCGGCTCGTCCTGCGACCCGTGTCGGGTGATGCCGCCCCAGGCGGACGCCTTCTTGACGACGACGCCGTCCGTGCCGAATTGGTCGGTCTTCGGATCGTACCACACGCGGACGCAGTCTTTCCCGTCGCCCGACACGCGCAACTTGACGCCGAACCGCGACTCGACGTCGCTTGCCGACGTCCCGGGCG
Coding sequences within:
- a CDS encoding MBL fold metallo-hydrolase; the encoded protein is MTEARLDVVAIGSLAKNKYWKEKSPAREEYATATLIRAGKMTILVDPGWPAEVLRAALFYRAGLEPGAVTHVFVTHFDPAHRRGIALFAKAKWWMYEEEIRYADAELPDDAPDRRILGRIEEAPEHLAPGVDLYPTFGHTPGHASLLVYSAVESTIVTGDAVLTRDHFEQGDLGEPPWDLVKAKESFQEILQIADALVPGHDNLFLCRTGGGLV